In the genome of Paenibacillus sp. FSL R5-0766, one region contains:
- a CDS encoding SDR family NAD(P)-dependent oxidoreductase: MKINRYNEVLAETALHYVQHKIQLDSSALRMMEIGAGTGGTSAAVLHRLKPVEQHIQEYAYTDVSQAFLLHGEQKYGAGRSFLNYRMFDVRYAPSAQQIDTGAYDVVIAANVLHATPDLRTTLRNVKALLKQGGMLLINEISSNSLFTHLTFGLLDGWWLYEDPELRLTDSPGVAPHVWEQLLLEAGFHSIEFPAQDWHEEGQQVIVAYSDGIVRQIDAEVTPVGSSNQARSELQSNDSFSPGSRPELQEKKPSKSSLGLESTSATTLKAHVREIVTDMLSASLKVNTTMIDSEELFSEYGVDSITGVRLIQSINEALSISLQVSSLFDYSSIELLSNHIVEKYRDGLVQTIEKTSKSVDPVELSSEAAAPHGYKTEGSSEHNHDQHSVFPDSYSPLKVERGDIAIVGMSGRFPQSDDIHSLWGNLVTGKNLVGRVTRWDLSSYFEKDTSYCSHGGFLENIDEFDPQFFNISGTEAAHMDPHQRIFLEECWKALEDAGYAGQAVAGLKCGVYAGFNELDYRTLLGTNPVPQAFWGNSGSVIPARIAYYLNLQGPAIAVDTACSSSLVSVHLACQGLWSGETEMALAGGVFIQSTPGFFIASNRAGMLSTTGKCHTFDQRADGFVPGEGAGVVVLKRLSDALRDRDNIHGVIRGTAINQDGASNGLTAPSAKSQEQLMSEVYNRFDIHPGNIQLVEAHGTGTKLGDPIEYSALVKAFRSYTEEENYCALGSIKTNIGHAAAAAGVAGLIKILLSLKHAKIPASLHFQEGNEHIPFASSPFYINTETIDWITPPGVKRMAAISAFGFSGTNAHMVIEQAPVMGSQKVNRPGNLIVLSAQSQEQLQVQVKQLVSFCKEQSDVSCWDMSYTLLMGRKHLNTRLSCVVRNEQELIRILEKWLEKGAAAEVQVVELSHTLRPQSSLMRYGNECLQHCSESPNSAEFTEKLAAAASLYMQGYHLDFELLFKHAPAGRISLPVYPFAKEKYWINAGYAPTHDHAIRQHADQVREDSNQYQLLHPLLHRNTSNLAALQFSSTFDGGEHFLKDHVVQGESVFPGAAYLEMARAAVEMAHTHDDLEQTWISLSHIGWYGPLQVNKEPVQVDVLLHPLERGTIEFRIQSHGAKEAVVHCLGQAVMMQPREAGQTDLTQIRAQCTEGFYTREGCYNQFKQMGLQYGDYYQGIEELYIGTNQALAKLSLAEGLSHEYGEGQLHPGLTDSALQASIGLLLMAAGGPPVTTPVPFAMEQVEIWGNSASLMWSHIHVCTPNDPLVETKKVDIDGYDDKEQLVLRIKGLTFRELPRQVEHGDEGTLLAEPYWKVAPADTFAGGVSGNETITVDNHVVLLFEDSNHRYPGIEKYLQRFSIQSVRIPSTDFNQSWDELFTNGALRVLEEIQLLLMQAVSHVNDEKWLQIVIPGELSLYRGIAAMLRTAELENPFFHGQVIEILNETESEMLANMLVDNRAYPEHGLIRYKSIPGQSGFGLRHVQDWKMIEHDPFESAFDIPWKPEGVYVITGGAGALGIIMAEEIALHAPSCTIVAVGRASLSTIRMPLDALREKGINLFYRQGDISDRQTVQELVSSFKMEFGKLNGIIHCAGIIQDDPIFAKREDDLRNVFAPKVSGIVHLDEATREEKLDLFIVCSAVAAMFGNPGQADYAAANAFMDSFASERHQRVQKGERYGRTLSINWPLWTEGGMTIPETVQLRMFHRYGLAGMETSSGIQAFYRALATEAGQIAVLSGDMTRIRRLLHSKNQQGFLAFNGESERLETMKEINSPVGESNRSQAADKPKRTVQFLIQTLAEVIGLPESRVRANAPLEQYGIDSILIMQMTNKLESLFGPLPKTLFFEYQTIGDLSSYFLQEQGEKLDRLLREGDPDTTSDAASIPLEAKHVKVQQTLVQSVLSIPGETRSPYLTFGQTQTTAPRMNESQTNVSRQDTPVDTQQDIAIIGMAGRYPGARNIHEFWENLRSGTDSITEVPSERWDQEQVYDSAPGTPGKTYGRWGGFLDGVDEFDPLFFQISPREAEMMDPQERLFMQCVYETLEDAGYTRERLAADIVGVYVGVMYEEYQLYGAESSIALSGNPASIANRVSYFCNFRGPSLAVDTMCSSSLTSIHLACQSLRQNECQVAVAGGVNVSVHPNKYIMLSQGRFLSSKGRCESFGEGGDGYVPGEGVGAVLLKPLARAVADGDRIYGVIKGSALNHGGKTNGYTVPNPNAQADVIGRALREAGVDPRTISYVEAHGTGTSLGDPIEIAGLSKAFQQDPSEEAYCAIGSAKSNIGHAESAAGIAGVTKVLLQLQHGELAPSLHVQQTNPHIDFSQTPFTVQRELDVWERPRVDGQIVPRRAGISSFGAGGANAHLILEEYREPDLTREKMNEPNEQNGQNEVPGMIVLSAKNEERLVVQACQLRDALRTGQSSWKVREIAYTLQTGREAMEVRLGVLAQTMEELLAKLDSYVEQVGQAEPAGKGNLYYQGHVKQGQEHPGWLTDEEDMKENVKRWLSQGRYEHVLDAWSRGAVIQWMELYGDNRQQHPRRISLPAYPFAAERYWVPEPLVSREQRSKVIQHTSVPILHPLVHRNTSSFGLQRYASTFTGEETILAHHQVHGEKWLPGTAYLEMARAAVQQAVGLFDDSLQVRCIQKVTWMTPLQVDQPVDVLIELKQQNDGIVGFEIYSFTHGSEQLKRTHCKGSVLLGGIQASVQPNGNKPWLVEKAERVLAGKECYSLFDGLGLSYGSAFQGLTQLFIQDHQVWAQLRLSPAVGHTEQYVMNPYLLDAAFQASMGLLLKQHVEGGRSPDSVPLPFTLDQLELLYPCTEEMWVRVQRMDHSSGAQGLIKFQIEMYSPDGKLCIRMTELACKAPTADKLPLFQNPLTTGGIPPVGHVLMTPIWSVFTPEEIALPLSVGNKVLIISDNDTSHKQALKLYPGAMHMLPHNSVLGWKDNLSEFVILDHIIWHAPSPGNVCMADDSIVEGQEQGVLQLFRMIKSLLELGYGNRSLSLTLITTNAIPSSPMDEINPTHASIHGFAGSLAKEYSRWSIKLLDLEHEVEWAETQMQELPWNGQGNAYLYRDNEWLRQELIPVNVHNEHAIKDAYRQEGVYVVIGGAGGIGQVWSEYMIRQYNARIIWIGRREPDSSIQRCIERLESLGSAPEYIVADATNADSLQKAYEQIKRRHPHIQGVIHSAIVLQDQSIANMEEDRFQAVLSAKVAVSARMAQVFGQDDLDFMLFFSSFNSFTRSPGQSNYAAGCTFKDAFAHQLAMERSYDVKVINWGYWGSVGSVASEEYNTLMSNAGIGSIEVAEAMKALEILLTGSLDQLGLVRTTRPLFMQELNLNKVASLNG; encoded by the coding sequence GTGAAAATAAACCGTTATAACGAAGTGCTTGCTGAAACAGCACTACATTATGTGCAGCATAAAATCCAGTTGGACAGCTCTGCTCTCCGCATGATGGAGATTGGGGCGGGAACCGGAGGAACAAGCGCAGCCGTTTTGCACAGACTGAAACCGGTGGAACAACATATTCAAGAGTATGCATATACGGATGTATCCCAAGCATTCCTTTTGCATGGTGAACAGAAGTATGGAGCAGGCAGGTCATTCCTGAATTATCGTATGTTTGATGTTCGTTATGCTCCGTCTGCCCAACAGATAGACACCGGTGCCTATGATGTGGTCATCGCAGCCAATGTGCTGCACGCAACTCCCGATTTGCGGACAACACTGCGTAATGTGAAGGCTCTGCTAAAACAAGGCGGAATGCTGTTAATTAACGAGATTAGCAGCAATTCCCTTTTTACTCACCTTACCTTTGGTTTGTTGGATGGATGGTGGCTGTATGAGGACCCCGAGCTTCGTCTAACCGATTCTCCCGGAGTAGCACCTCATGTATGGGAACAGCTGTTACTGGAAGCGGGTTTTCATTCTATCGAATTTCCTGCACAAGATTGGCACGAGGAAGGGCAGCAGGTCATTGTGGCATACAGTGACGGCATAGTAAGGCAGATCGACGCGGAAGTTACTCCAGTTGGATCATCCAATCAGGCACGGTCTGAATTACAGTCCAATGATTCGTTCTCTCCAGGAAGCCGTCCTGAACTGCAAGAAAAGAAGCCGAGCAAGTCATCTCTTGGTTTGGAGAGCACTTCAGCAACCACATTGAAAGCACATGTAAGAGAGATCGTTACAGATATGCTGTCTGCTTCGCTTAAAGTGAACACCACCATGATTGATTCAGAGGAACTCTTCTCCGAATATGGTGTGGACTCCATTACAGGCGTGCGGCTTATTCAGTCGATCAACGAGGCGTTATCCATATCTTTGCAGGTCTCCAGCCTGTTTGATTATAGCTCCATTGAGTTGTTATCCAACCATATCGTTGAAAAGTATAGGGACGGCCTTGTGCAAACCATCGAAAAGACTTCCAAATCTGTAGATCCGGTGGAGTTGAGCTCTGAAGCTGCTGCCCCGCATGGATACAAAACAGAAGGTTCATCCGAACACAATCATGACCAGCATTCTGTGTTCCCAGATTCTTATAGTCCCTTAAAGGTGGAGCGGGGAGATATCGCTATTGTTGGGATGAGCGGGCGATTTCCGCAGTCAGATGATATTCATTCCTTATGGGGGAATTTAGTCACAGGAAAGAATCTGGTCGGGAGAGTTACGCGTTGGGATCTATCATCTTATTTTGAAAAGGATACTTCCTATTGCAGCCATGGTGGATTTTTGGAAAACATAGATGAATTTGATCCTCAATTTTTTAACATTTCAGGTACGGAAGCTGCTCATATGGACCCGCATCAGCGAATTTTTCTTGAGGAATGTTGGAAGGCGCTGGAGGATGCTGGATATGCAGGGCAGGCAGTTGCCGGGCTGAAGTGTGGTGTATACGCGGGATTTAATGAGCTTGATTACCGGACACTGCTTGGAACGAATCCTGTTCCGCAGGCATTCTGGGGTAACTCGGGTTCAGTCATTCCTGCTCGAATTGCATATTATCTGAATTTGCAGGGCCCTGCTATTGCAGTGGATACGGCATGTTCAAGCTCACTCGTATCGGTTCATCTGGCTTGTCAGGGATTATGGTCTGGAGAGACGGAAATGGCGCTTGCCGGAGGAGTCTTTATACAGTCCACCCCAGGTTTTTTCATTGCATCCAACCGGGCCGGCATGCTCTCAACGACAGGAAAATGTCATACGTTTGACCAGCGGGCAGACGGATTTGTGCCTGGAGAAGGTGCAGGAGTTGTAGTGCTGAAGCGTTTAAGTGACGCTTTGCGTGACAGGGACAACATCCATGGGGTTATTCGCGGTACAGCCATTAACCAGGATGGAGCCTCGAACGGGCTCACCGCGCCGAGTGCGAAGTCTCAGGAGCAGCTCATGAGTGAGGTCTACAATCGTTTTGACATCCATCCTGGAAATATCCAACTGGTTGAAGCCCATGGAACGGGAACTAAATTGGGAGATCCCATTGAATACAGTGCGCTTGTGAAAGCGTTCCGGTCGTACACCGAAGAGGAAAATTACTGTGCTCTTGGTTCAATCAAAACGAATATTGGACATGCTGCGGCCGCTGCCGGTGTGGCTGGACTGATCAAAATTTTACTTTCCTTAAAACATGCAAAAATTCCAGCTTCCCTTCATTTTCAGGAAGGCAACGAACACATTCCGTTTGCAAGCAGTCCTTTTTACATCAATACAGAGACAATCGATTGGATCACACCGCCAGGTGTTAAAAGGATGGCCGCAATCAGCGCTTTTGGCTTCAGTGGAACGAATGCGCATATGGTCATTGAACAAGCACCTGTCATGGGAAGTCAGAAGGTCAATCGTCCCGGGAACCTGATTGTTTTATCGGCTCAGTCACAGGAACAATTGCAAGTTCAAGTCAAGCAACTGGTTAGCTTCTGCAAAGAACAATCCGATGTGAGCTGCTGGGATATGAGTTATACATTGCTCATGGGACGAAAACATCTGAACACCCGATTGAGCTGTGTTGTCCGTAATGAGCAAGAGTTAATCAGAATATTGGAGAAGTGGCTTGAAAAGGGAGCCGCAGCAGAAGTTCAGGTGGTGGAACTGTCACATACACTGCGCCCGCAGTCTTCATTAATGCGTTATGGAAATGAATGTTTGCAGCATTGTTCGGAATCACCGAATTCGGCCGAATTTACGGAAAAATTAGCAGCAGCAGCAAGCTTATATATGCAAGGATATCATCTTGATTTTGAATTGTTGTTTAAGCATGCGCCCGCAGGACGAATCTCACTGCCCGTGTATCCGTTTGCCAAAGAAAAGTATTGGATTAATGCTGGTTATGCACCAACCCATGACCATGCGATTCGTCAGCATGCTGACCAGGTCAGAGAGGATTCAAACCAGTACCAGTTGCTTCATCCATTGCTGCATCGTAATACCTCGAATTTGGCTGCTCTCCAATTCAGTTCCACCTTTGATGGCGGGGAGCATTTCCTGAAGGATCATGTCGTGCAAGGGGAAAGTGTATTTCCGGGTGCAGCCTATCTGGAGATGGCTCGTGCTGCAGTGGAAATGGCTCATACGCATGATGATCTAGAACAGACATGGATAAGTCTGAGCCATATCGGCTGGTATGGACCACTACAGGTGAACAAAGAGCCTGTTCAGGTTGACGTCTTGCTTCATCCGCTTGAACGGGGAACGATCGAGTTTCGGATACAGAGCCATGGTGCGAAAGAGGCTGTAGTTCACTGTCTTGGGCAAGCGGTCATGATGCAGCCTCGGGAAGCTGGACAGACAGATCTGACACAGATCAGAGCCCAATGCACCGAAGGGTTTTATACAAGAGAGGGTTGTTACAACCAGTTTAAACAAATGGGTCTGCAATACGGGGATTATTATCAGGGAATTGAAGAGTTGTACATCGGGACCAATCAGGCGCTTGCCAAACTGAGCCTTGCAGAAGGGTTGTCCCATGAATATGGTGAAGGTCAGCTTCACCCTGGTCTTACAGACAGTGCCTTACAGGCATCCATTGGGCTTCTGTTGATGGCAGCAGGAGGTCCACCTGTTACAACACCGGTTCCGTTTGCCATGGAGCAAGTGGAGATATGGGGAAACAGTGCATCATTAATGTGGTCGCATATTCACGTCTGTACTCCGAATGACCCTCTAGTTGAAACGAAAAAGGTTGATATTGATGGATATGATGATAAGGAACAGCTTGTCCTTCGAATCAAGGGGCTGACGTTCCGCGAGCTTCCTAGACAGGTAGAGCATGGGGATGAAGGGACTTTGCTGGCTGAACCCTATTGGAAAGTGGCACCTGCTGACACATTTGCCGGAGGTGTTTCCGGGAATGAGACCATAACCGTGGACAATCATGTGGTGCTTTTATTCGAAGATAGCAATCACAGGTATCCAGGAATCGAGAAATATTTACAGCGATTTTCCATTCAAAGTGTACGTATTCCGTCAACGGATTTCAACCAGTCTTGGGACGAATTATTTACCAACGGCGCATTGCGGGTACTTGAAGAGATCCAGCTTCTTCTGATGCAGGCAGTGTCCCATGTTAACGATGAAAAATGGCTGCAAATTGTCATTCCTGGCGAGTTGTCGTTGTATCGCGGAATTGCCGCTATGTTAAGAACGGCCGAGCTGGAGAATCCATTCTTTCATGGTCAGGTTATTGAGATTTTGAATGAAACGGAATCGGAGATGCTGGCAAACATGCTCGTAGATAATCGGGCCTACCCGGAGCATGGTTTAATCCGTTATAAGAGTATACCAGGGCAATCAGGTTTTGGGCTTCGTCATGTTCAGGACTGGAAAATGATTGAACATGATCCATTTGAAAGTGCATTCGACATCCCGTGGAAACCCGAAGGGGTATACGTAATTACCGGGGGAGCAGGTGCTCTCGGGATTATCATGGCTGAAGAAATAGCGCTTCATGCACCCTCCTGCACCATTGTTGCTGTAGGGAGAGCATCCTTGTCAACCATTCGGATGCCATTGGATGCTTTACGTGAGAAAGGAATAAACCTTTTTTATAGACAAGGGGATATTTCGGATCGACAGACCGTGCAAGAATTAGTGAGTTCATTCAAGATGGAGTTTGGTAAGTTGAACGGGATCATTCATTGTGCAGGAATTATACAGGATGACCCCATTTTTGCAAAAAGAGAGGACGATCTTCGCAACGTTTTTGCACCGAAGGTGTCCGGTATTGTTCATTTGGACGAAGCCACTCGGGAGGAGAAACTGGATCTGTTCATCGTTTGTTCGGCTGTTGCCGCGATGTTTGGCAACCCTGGACAAGCCGACTATGCGGCAGCCAACGCTTTTATGGATTCTTTTGCATCTGAACGGCACCAGCGAGTGCAGAAGGGTGAGCGGTACGGGCGGACCTTGTCCATAAACTGGCCGCTGTGGACTGAAGGGGGTATGACGATACCTGAAACCGTTCAGCTAAGGATGTTCCATCGTTACGGTTTGGCGGGAATGGAAACGTCAAGCGGCATACAGGCCTTCTATCGGGCTTTGGCAACAGAAGCTGGACAGATTGCTGTTTTGTCGGGTGATATGACCCGGATCAGGAGGCTTCTACATTCCAAAAACCAACAGGGATTCCTGGCTTTTAATGGTGAGAGCGAAAGACTGGAAACGATGAAAGAAATAAATTCTCCTGTGGGGGAATCAAACCGATCACAGGCAGCTGACAAACCCAAACGAACGGTTCAATTTTTGATCCAAACTCTTGCCGAAGTTATTGGACTGCCCGAGTCTCGCGTTCGAGCGAATGCACCTCTGGAGCAGTATGGAATCGATTCAATCCTGATCATGCAGATGACAAACAAACTGGAAAGTTTATTTGGACCACTGCCCAAAACATTATTTTTTGAATACCAGACGATCGGGGATTTGAGCAGTTACTTTCTACAGGAGCAAGGCGAAAAACTGGACAGGTTGCTAAGGGAGGGAGATCCCGACACAACTTCAGATGCAGCATCCATACCTTTGGAAGCCAAGCATGTCAAAGTACAGCAGACCTTAGTGCAATCTGTCTTATCCATCCCTGGAGAGACCAGATCGCCCTATCTAACTTTTGGACAGACTCAAACAACTGCACCACGGATGAATGAATCACAGACTAATGTCTCCAGACAGGACACACCTGTCGATACGCAGCAGGATATCGCCATTATTGGTATGGCGGGAAGGTACCCGGGAGCACGGAACATCCATGAGTTTTGGGAGAATCTGCGCAGTGGAACGGACAGCATTACCGAGGTTCCATCTGAACGCTGGGACCAGGAGCAGGTATATGATTCAGCGCCGGGCACACCGGGCAAGACCTATGGACGCTGGGGCGGATTTCTGGATGGTGTGGACGAATTCGATCCGTTGTTCTTTCAGATTTCTCCTCGGGAAGCCGAGATGATGGACCCGCAGGAACGATTGTTCATGCAGTGTGTGTACGAGACGCTTGAGGATGCGGGGTATACGCGGGAGCGTTTGGCTGCCGATATCGTGGGTGTGTACGTGGGTGTGATGTACGAGGAATACCAGCTGTACGGGGCCGAGTCCTCAATTGCGCTCTCCGGTAATCCGGCGTCCATCGCCAACCGGGTGTCGTATTTCTGTAATTTCCGCGGACCGAGTCTGGCGGTGGATACGATGTGTTCGTCTTCGCTGACTTCCATTCATCTGGCGTGCCAGAGTTTAAGACAGAATGAGTGTCAGGTTGCAGTCGCGGGCGGGGTGAATGTGTCGGTCCACCCGAACAAATATATCATGTTGTCCCAGGGACGATTCCTGTCCAGCAAAGGTCGCTGTGAGAGCTTTGGTGAAGGGGGCGACGGGTATGTGCCGGGGGAAGGCGTGGGCGCGGTCCTGTTAAAACCGCTTGCACGAGCCGTTGCAGACGGGGACCGGATTTACGGCGTGATCAAAGGGTCGGCCTTGAATCACGGTGGAAAAACAAACGGATATACCGTGCCGAATCCCAACGCCCAGGCGGACGTCATCGGCCGGGCCTTGCGTGAGGCGGGCGTTGACCCGCGGACCATCAGTTATGTGGAAGCCCATGGCACGGGTACGTCGCTCGGTGATCCCATCGAGATTGCGGGGCTGAGTAAAGCTTTTCAGCAAGATCCGTCGGAAGAGGCCTACTGTGCGATTGGTTCAGCGAAATCCAATATCGGACATGCAGAGAGCGCAGCAGGCATCGCGGGAGTCACCAAGGTGCTGCTGCAATTACAGCATGGAGAGCTGGCGCCGTCCCTGCATGTGCAGCAGACCAACCCGCATATTGACTTTAGCCAAACCCCATTCACGGTCCAGCGGGAGTTAGATGTTTGGGAACGTCCGAGAGTGGACGGTCAGATTGTGCCGCGACGGGCGGGAATTTCCTCGTTTGGTGCAGGTGGAGCGAATGCTCATCTCATTTTGGAGGAATACCGGGAACCCGACCTGACGCGTGAAAAGATGAATGAGCCCAACGAGCAAAACGGGCAAAATGAAGTGCCAGGGATGATCGTGCTGTCAGCGAAGAACGAGGAACGGCTGGTTGTGCAGGCCTGTCAGCTGCGAGATGCACTCCGTACCGGGCAGAGCAGCTGGAAAGTGAGGGAGATCGCCTATACACTGCAAACCGGACGTGAAGCAATGGAGGTACGGCTGGGTGTGCTGGCGCAAACGATGGAGGAGCTGCTTGCCAAGCTGGACAGCTATGTGGAACAGGTGGGTCAGGCGGAACCAGCAGGCAAAGGAAACTTGTACTATCAGGGGCATGTGAAGCAAGGGCAGGAGCATCCGGGTTGGTTAACCGATGAGGAAGACATGAAAGAGAATGTGAAACGCTGGCTGTCCCAGGGTCGTTATGAGCATGTACTGGACGCGTGGTCACGAGGGGCAGTGATTCAGTGGATGGAGCTATACGGGGACAACAGACAGCAGCACCCGCGCCGAATCAGTCTGCCCGCGTATCCGTTTGCAGCTGAACGTTACTGGGTACCTGAACCCCTTGTCTCAAGAGAACAGAGGAGCAAAGTAATACAACATACAAGCGTACCTATTTTACATCCGCTCGTACATCGCAATACATCCAGCTTTGGTTTGCAACGATATGCCAGTACGTTTACGGGCGAGGAAACGATTTTGGCCCATCATCAGGTCCATGGAGAGAAATGGCTTCCGGGTACAGCCTATCTGGAAATGGCCAGAGCGGCGGTTCAGCAAGCTGTTGGACTTTTCGATGATTCGTTGCAGGTACGGTGTATTCAGAAAGTCACATGGATGACACCTCTACAGGTGGATCAGCCGGTTGATGTTCTCATCGAACTTAAACAGCAGAATGATGGAATCGTAGGTTTTGAGATCTATAGCTTCACTCATGGATCTGAGCAACTCAAACGAACACATTGCAAGGGTTCCGTTCTGCTGGGGGGAATACAGGCATCCGTTCAACCAAACGGAAACAAACCTTGGCTGGTTGAGAAGGCAGAACGTGTCCTAGCAGGTAAGGAGTGTTATTCCTTGTTTGACGGATTGGGTCTATCCTACGGGTCCGCCTTTCAGGGACTTACACAGCTGTTCATCCAGGATCATCAGGTTTGGGCACAGTTGCGGTTGTCTCCGGCAGTCGGACATACAGAGCAATATGTAATGAATCCATATTTGCTTGATGCGGCGTTCCAGGCCTCCATGGGTCTTTTGCTGAAGCAACATGTGGAGGGGGGCCGAAGTCCTGATTCAGTGCCACTGCCGTTTACACTAGATCAGCTGGAACTCCTGTATCCTTGCACAGAAGAGATGTGGGTGCGTGTCCAACGGATGGATCACTCTTCTGGGGCACAGGGGCTGATCAAGTTTCAGATTGAGATGTATAGTCCGGACGGAAAGTTATGCATTCGGATGACAGAATTGGCATGTAAAGCTCCCACAGCGGATAAGCTTCCTTTATTTCAAAATCCGTTGACGACCGGGGGGATACCTCCTGTTGGACATGTTCTGATGACACCCATATGGAGTGTATTTACGCCGGAGGAGATAGCGCTTCCGCTATCCGTTGGTAACAAGGTGCTCATCATTAGTGACAACGATACAAGTCATAAGCAAGCTCTGAAACTATATCCGGGCGCAATGCACATGTTGCCCCATAACAGCGTACTTGGTTGGAAGGACAACCTGTCGGAGTTTGTCATTCTGGATCATATCATATGGCACGCTCCTTCCCCCGGTAATGTTTGCATGGCAGATGATTCGATTGTTGAGGGACAGGAGCAGGGGGTTCTTCAACTGTTCAGAATGATCAAGAGTCTACTAGAGCTTGGATACGGTAATCGAAGCTTGAGTTTGACCCTCATTACGACAAATGCGATCCCATCCTCTCCAATGGACGAAATTAATCCTACCCATGCAAGCATTCATGGTTTTGCGGGCTCTTTGGCCAAAGAATACTCCCGGTGGAGCATAAAACTGCTCGATCTGGAGCATGAGGTTGAATGGGCGGAGACCCAAATGCAAGAACTTCCTTGGAATGGGCAAGGGAACGCCTATCTGTATAGGGATAACGAGTGGTTACGCCAGGAGTTGATCCCGGTAAATGTGCACAATGAACATGCAATTAAGGATGCTTATCGCCAAGAGGGAGTATATGTGGTCATTGGTGGGGCAGGTGGCATTGGACAGGTGTGGAGCGAATACATGATCCGGCAGTACAATGCACGCATTATCTGGATCGGGCGCAGGGAACCTGATTCAAGCATTCAACGTTGTATAGAACGTTTGGAGTCCCTGGGCAGTGCTCCCGAGTACATTGTGGCAGATGCGACAAATGCAGATTCCCTCCAGAAGGCCTATGAACAGATCAAGCGAAGACATCCCCATATTCAAGGTGTAATTCATTCTGCGATTGTATTGCAGGATCAGAGTATCGCCAATATGGAGGAGGATCGTTTTCAAGCTGTCTTATCTGCAAAAGTCGCTGTAAGTGCACGCATGGCTCAGGTATTTGGACAGGATGACCTCGACTTCATGCTGTTTTTCTCGTCCTTTAATTCGTTTACCAGGTCTCCTGGGCAAAGCAATTATGCGGCTGGCTGCACTTTCAAGGATGCGTTTGCTCATCAGCTTGCGATGGAGCGTTCCTATGATGTCAAAGTCATAAATTGGGGTTATTGGGGAAGTGTGGGAAGTGTAGCCTCGGAAGAATACAACACCCTTATGAGCAATGCCGGTATCGGTTCTATTGAAGTAGCTGAAGCGATGAAAGCACTGGAAATCCTTTTGACAGGATCACTGGATCAACTGGGGCTTGTCAGAACGACCAGACCTCTTTTTATGCAAGAGCTGAACTTGAACAAAGTTGCATCCCTGAATGGTTAA